GGGAATCCTAGGAAGTTATGGTGGAATCACATCATTCAATGTAATAATTGACTACCATAAAAGGAATAAAGCAAAGGGAGAAAGAGGGAGCCCGTGCGGCCGAACCAGAGCAAAAGACATCCTAGCATGCTAGCCCGCGCGGTCATATGAAGCGCCGACGCGGCCTCCTCTTACACTACTTCCACCCAGTGAAATTGGATCGGGGAATAGACAGATATACACACCAGAAACACATCCAGAAGGCAAAACCCTAGCCTCTAGAGTTATCCGAAGGGGGAATTGACAAGGAGAAGATCGCCATCTTCACCACCACGCATGCAAGGGGGATGCCAGCATCATCaccgttgtcatcatcatcaccaccactgtcatcatcatcatcatcatcatccacatccATCTTCACGTTATTGTAACATCAGGAGCCCTAGTGAATCATCTTGTGTGTTACTTGTGTAATTCATCCATGTTTATCATTACCGTTCTCATGATGCTTGTTGTCCCTATGTACAAGTAAACCCCTTAGTTCTCGGGCATATGGATGAACCTTGGTATGTATAGGATTTGAAGCGTTATATTTGATATGAAGTTCTCTGTTGAATGCTTAGTTTAATAAACTTCGTGAATGTTATGAAGGGTTCCCACTCAACATTATCATCGCAAATCAAACAGACAACATAGAAGCTTAACACGAGAACTGAAGGAACAACAACGATTTAAATCTACATTAGCAGCATTTCCATCACAAGGGCTTGGGATGGTGCTTAGGTCCTCCATACAGAAAATTTATTTGGCTTCCACAGTCTCATGGCATGATGTCAGTGGTGCCCATGCCCTTCCCTCCAGCGGTGACCTCCTTGTCCATATCGAGGCTCTTGTGGTAGCCCTTCCCCATGAGTACCACACATTGCTTCTTGGAGATGCAAACTTCCGATAACTTAGTGACAATGGTGTTGGCACTACAACCGCGGTGGTGCGTGTGTTGTTACTTGCATGTAGTGGGGAGGTGGAGGATATTTTGCGCGAGAACATGTCATTAAGTAACCACATCTGCACTATTTGCACCTAGTTAGATTTTTTTAAAATCTGACCCTTTTGATGACGCCACTCATCGTGATGTTTTCGTTGCACAAGAGACGCCATGGTCAATGAAGTTTTTCCCTGGTGGACAACCTGGTTTTGCCATTCGCTGACTGTCCGACGTGCCACCACATGAAATGACGAGGAGATCATGGTGTTTACCCTGTGATAGAAACGCCAGAGGATCTAGCATTTGCCCCGGGACGGAGACGCCACAAACCGTGGTGTTAATGTGTTCGTTTGTTTCCCCTAATACATATGTTTTTTAGGAGAACCATGTATTCATTCATAGTAGTAGCAAGATACAACATACATGGCTTTTCTCTGAAAAAATCCAAAGAGACAGCACGCAAGGAAATATACATCACCATCGCCGAAGAATCCAGCCACCGCTGTCGCCGAAGCGTTCGCCGGAGGAGAGAAACACAGGCCTCCAACTTACCAAGATTCAAGATAGTGCCAATAGCAGCCAAGCTACGTTATGAGCCTCTAAACAGGTTGGGGTGCGACCTTTGTGTAGGTACACAGTTTGGCGTGCGCCAATGGCGCATTCCCTGAGGCGGTCCTGTATTTCTATCTTGTCTACACACAGCTAATTAAACAAAAAGTCTACAATCTCAACAACATAACGGCTCCCAGCACGTTCATCATCAACATCAAATATTTTTCTACTATCTGGATGTTAAATGATTGATATCTCCCAATCGGAGATCACCATCCATCAGCTTTCTTTAGCATTTATATGTGTAATTCTTAAGGCATATCTAAATTTGCTTTACTAAAACCGTAATTTAATATATGGCCTTCGGCCTTTTTTTTTTAGGAAAAAGGGAAAAACTCCCGTGGTAAGGCGAAGATCTCCATTCAAGTGCTACGACCTAGGACGCCTGAAGTTTGTGAGATTCACACATAATCAGCAGTTGCTTCTCTGTCATCCAAGAGATTACTTTAGTGTTGCTCTCATGGTATGTAAGCCTGGAGTTCTATTTTCTTTCTGAAGTTTGTTTCATTTCAATGAAGATGGAATAGGGACGATGCCTAGATGCTTTCTGgttctaaaaaaataagttgaaaaatTAGTATTAGAGAAGTGATCGCACTTGGATGGAGATCCTCACATCGTTCATTACAGGACAAGATGGGAAAATCTTTTTTAGGCCAAGCGTAAGCCGGAACAGAACCCCAAATCGAACAGGTCATAAAGCTTAACATGAGCACTGAAGGAACAACATATACAGCAGATATAATTTACATCAGCGGTCTCAATCACAAGGATTTAGGAAGATATTGTTAAGATCCCCCATACTGAAGACTGATTTACCCAGGTTATCATACACAAGAGTGGTATAACGACTCCAAATCTGCTGGTGGGGAACCCATACACACACAAAAGCTAAGCTAGAAGCAAGCTCACAACTGAACCTAAGATTATAACATAAGAACTAGCAAACCTGATAGAGAGACTTCATCTTGACACCAAGGCTTTATAGATGCCTCAAGTAGTCAAGTTCCTCGGTCCTCGATCATTACCACCAGTCGTCACCTCCATCCCCAGCATCACCTGGATCGTAGCCATCGTCAAAACCCCCGGCAACGTCGTCGCCGTAGTAGTCATCACCGTCGAAGAGGTCATCACCACTCCCAGCCCCGGCATTGTCGTCATCACCACCCCCGCCACTGTCGTGGTCACCCTCTCCGTTTGCATCAGACACAAGTTCAGCATCCTGCACGCCCTCTTCCTCGTCCATTGACAAACcaaggttctcctcctcgtcgtagTACTCATTCATGGTCTCCACGGCCTAGACGAACACATAACGTACGGTGTTAAGCCGTGACATTCTTTAGAGAATAATAATGCATAACGGTGGTGGTCGTCGAGTTTGCTAGCTAATTAATCGATCTTACCGTTTCAAAGGTGCCATGGTCTGCGGGAGCAAATGGGGACGAACAGTCGTTCTCCTCACCATCATAGTACTCATTCGTGGAATGAACAGCCTAGAGACGATTGCATATATATAGTGGAGTTAATCTGTGACATTAACTACCCAGAGAATGCATAATGGTGTGGTGGTTATTGAGTTCGCTCGCCGGCTTACCGTCTGGAATGTGCTATGGCTGGCGGGAGTGAATGCTGGGCAGTCTTCCTCGGAGGAACAGTCGTTCTCCTCCTGGTCGTAGTACTCATTGGTGGCAGCCACTGCCTGGAGACGAATAAGCTGTAACATTACTAAGATAAGATATGAGTCAATTACACCGGTGGTGCTAGAACTTGACGTAAATGATCACTTTGATGCTAGAAGTTGCGGTGTACATTGAAGTGGTGCAAAAACTTGGCTTAGGCGTGCAAATACAGTGCATATCCCCTTTTGTATACATAATCTATGCTGACTAGGCGTGTGGGGTCCGCTGTCAGCCAGTGAACCAGGAAGAATGTTTTTTTTCTAAAACCCCCTCAATTTTTTGACAAAAAAACCATATGGATGTGGCGTTTTACTTCTCTATGACCAATGGGTCCCGCCTGTAAATATTAATAGAAAAAGATTGCGGGCAGGTTTCGAACCCGGGACCACAGGCTACCAAAACAACCGGCTAACCACTTCACCCTTCACGTGGATTAGCAAGCAAAATGATAACGACAGGATAAATATTTAGCAATGACACTTATGGAGCTTAAATGGGCCGTAGATATTGCAACCCATTTTGCACAAGCGATATTTATAAGATATTTTAAAACGTAAGtaataaaaataatgttccaataTTTGTGTGTTATCAATACAATGTAAATAAAAACAATGAAATATATACCCATGTATATATAAAATATTTAGTTTAGTTAATATGGATTTTAAAATGTATATTAGATACACTGTTTAATGAATACAAAAAAAGTATACACTCATGGCTTATATTTAAATTTTAAAATGATGAATACAAACATTTCTTAATATCTATAATTATTCACATGTCTATATTTTTTACTCATGACTTATATTCGAAAACAGTATATATTTTGAATATTATACATGATTGAATATCCATATCAAAAGTTTAAAANNNNNNNNNNNNNNNNNNNNNNNNNNNNNNNNNNNNNNNNNNNNNNNNNNNNNNNNNNNNNNNNNNNNNNNNNNNNNNNNNNNNNNNNNNNNNNNNNNNNNNNNNNNNNNATGTTTTTATATTAAAAATAATTTTTTAATGTAATTTTAAAAGAAATCGTATCATTTTAGAAAAGTTAtacatttttaaaattcataaatattttcaatataCCAGTGTCTATTGAAATAATACACGACTTTTTTTAAAATAAGGTATTTCGTTTGTATGCTTGGTAGTTTTTAAACTAAATGTACCAATGTTTTAAAAATAACACATGAACATATTTATTTATAATAAATTTTAATTTCTGTATTAACTAAATATTTTATATAGTACATGGGTGTATATTTAAATGTTTTTATTTACTAGTCATGGTTTGTTTGTATAAAATTTATAGCACACATACATTTAAACATAATTTTGATAACTTACATTTTATAAATATATCTTTAGAAAACAGCGCGTGCAAAATGGTGAATACATATAGGATAGTTAAAGCCCATTTAAACATTTCTTAGTATCTGTAGCCCATTTAAACTTCagatgcgtacccgttgaattcatgttGCTAAAAAACCTTGGTGAATACATATAGTATAGTTATCCTTTGTGAACGTTGTGACCGCCCCAGCGTACTGGTTGTACAGGTTAGCACTCTTATCTTTTGTTTACATGTTCGAGTCCTGAGCTTGCCTTTTTCATGTTTATTTTGACCAGCGGGCCCGTTGATTAAAGATGTAAAATGACATGTCGATATATACTTTTTTGCAAAAATATATATTCTgaggtttttaaaaaaaaaatcagggCACACGTTCCCTCTTCCAGGCCCAGtggctgacagcgggacccacacaCCTAGTCAGCGCATATACCAACGTGATTAGCACTGTATTTGCACGTCCGAGCCGAGTTTTTGCACCACTTCGATGTACACCGCAACTTTTAGTATCAAAGTGATCGTTTGCGCCAAGTTCTAACATCATCTACGTAATTGACTCAAATGCATAATGGTGGTCGTGAAGTTGGCCAGCCGGCTTACCGTCTGGAAGGTGCTATGGCCGGTGGAAAAGAATGCCGACGCGCCTCCCCAGCCCCCACCGCCAGCACCACCTGCTCGCTTCGCGCCTTCTGTCGGGCCGGCACCGCCCACGCCAACTCCGGCTATGCCTCCTCCCGAGCGCTTACCGCTCCCGCTACGTGTGGCCTGGCCCTTCCCGCCGGCGGTGGCCGCCTTGTTCACGCCCAGCTTCTTGTGGTAGGCCTTTCCCATGAGCGGAGCGTCACGCCACGCGCTCGATCGATCTGCTTCCTTGGGAGTCTGCTTTGATCGCTTGGCTTTCTTGATCTTGTTCTTGGTGCTATATGGGGCGCGAGATTCGCGGTGGCGTGGATGCGGTTACATATTATCGCGGGGAGGTGGAGATATTTGCTACTGATCTGGTGAGGCGTTCCTCCACGCTGAGGATAATTTTCTCCCTTGTTTTCTTTTTGTTTGAGAACATATTTTCTCCCTGGTTGAGTGCAAGCGTGCGTGCGTGCGCGTGCTGTGGACCTCTCTGGTCGAGGGACACGCCTGACGCGTACGGGGCCCGGGCCCGGCTGCAGTTTCTTTTTCGAGTGGAAAAGAGTTTTATTCCATTTAATAGGACGAGGGACAGAAGTTCTTCTATTCATGGTTATATATGATGGTTCTCTATATAATCATACAGCAGTACTACTCTATGAGCGGCTATACGACGCCAACCAATCTACTACCTTATTTTGCTCATGCTTAATTTTGATGGGCCCAACTGCATTAACAATGGGTTTTCACTTTTGGATGAGACAGAGACGTAGAGGTCAATGTAGATGTGATATGACTTGGGACTAACAACTGACGAGAGCGTGTTGTGGCACTGGCGATGCAGGTGTATGGAAGACACGTGTCACGGACGTGCCCGATCACTAACTGGAGGCATCGGATCAGACTGGCAAGCAACGAGGTGCCTGTTTCGCTACATGGTCTCTTTCGCAAATGTGGAGACAATGCGGCCACCGTGCTCGTCAACCATGGATATCATAAATTTTGCTTGTTGTTACTCTACATGCTGGTCAaccatggatatcatggatatcataAATTTTGCTTGTTGTTACTCTACATGCTGGTCAATTCATTGAGTCCCTCAATGTCGCAACTTGATAATCATCATTGTATAGCCCGAAAGCATTGCCGTGTTGGACTGAGGGTAGACCATTTGGATTCATACAATGTTGGATGAAGCTCAAGGTGTACAATGTGTGGGAGGACTTGTGCCGATACTGATTCGAGTATCGTTGAATTCCAAAAACTTATCGAACATTTGGTTATCTCGGTTGCTATATTTACATTTGAACTATTGTTGTTTTAGGGATATTTATTCATGGATGAGTTATGCTATTTACAATAATTATTTTGAGTGTTCGAACTTAAAAGAAAAAATAGGGCGAGCGTTTAGGGGACATGATTGGATGGTCGACTCCTGCACCCGCGTGTCTGCGGAAAAATAGAGTGTTTGTTTTGATGGTCGGCATTGGGAATGCCCTTCGCCCGCACTGATTATTTTAGAGCATCTGCAACCGGACCCCTCAAACGTCCAATCTGATAGCCCGAGCATTGTGCGAACAGAAAAGAAGGGAAAAACCACCCAAAAGGACCCCCACTTTTTCCTTGTTGTTCGCAAATCCCCGTATCCGCGTAGGATGCGGCCCACCCCAGACTACCTTTTGTTTCTTTattctttcttttctatttctcTCTCATTCCCCACCAATCATATGCATTTGACCGGACAATTTAGGGAGGATGTGGGgacatggttgcatgcatgcataaatagaGGGTTAAAACAAACGCATCCAGTTAGTGATCGGGCACGTCCGTGGATGTTTGGGGTTTGATATTAGCCGATcctggttgtagatgctctcatCACCTTAATAAGCTTGTAAACTTGGAACACGATAAATCTGATGTCAGATTTTTTAGGCATGACAAATCAAACATTTTTTAGGGTAAATTATGTTTGTTGCGAGGATGATAATAACATAGAAGCTTCATAAAAACATGTGATTTGTGTGCCTAATGACTTAGCACATCTATGCGTAGATGTCATTTGGAGAATCCTTGCACCTTTTAATTTGAAGTTTTTTTTTCTTGAGATGTAGACCTCAATGTACACATACTAAGCATTCAAGTTTCATCGTAGTTATAGTAGCACATTTCATGTCCAACGAAGATTCTGATGACTTCTTTATCATACAAATATAGGTTTTAAATATAAAAAAACATGTATTCTCTAAAAATATGTGTAGAGAACGAACTATATATACTGAACATTCATTACATGAACCAGAAGTAGAATTGCTACTCGAAATAGGCTTTCACccccactttataaataaagcacccATCATGTCCATACTACGAGTACCAGACCACCGAGATAAAAGAGTCTACTGAGGCAACAACACAAGCACGCCCAAAGAAAGCATAAGGGAACGATAGAAAAAGGACCACCAATTGGCCACATCATCAGGCGGTCCACAATGAAGATAGGCACATAGCGTAGCGCATCCAACATCTGCCCCAACCGATCGCGGTCCCGCTGCCTAGTCAGCGGGTGCCAGTGTTGTCTCGAGGTTGCGGGCAGCAGCCCGAATGCCCGCCTTCTCTGGGATCGTCAGCACACGCCTGCCCGACGCGACCCTGGATCGGCCAAGGCACACACTCTGGCGGGAGGCAatgggcggagatggagacgggcgAAGAGAGGGACGACCCTTGGGGTCACCCACGGGAGTGTCAGAGCGGGCCGTGGGCAGCCCCAGACCCACGGCATTTTTATCGTATAATCATGGCACTTCTATTTTTACGAGCATGGCATTTTTTTGTAGATCCTGGCATTTTTATTGTGCAATCATGGTACTTCTATTTTAACGAGCATTGCATTTATTATAAAGAGCTTGCCGTTTTTATTTTCTGTAGATCATGACATTTTTGTTAGTAAGAGCATGCCATTCTTATTATTAAAGAACATGACATTGTTTTAGAGCATGGTTAGTTTACTTGAAAGAGCATGTCTTTTTTTTTATTGCTAAGTACATGCCATTTCTATTTTTTGTATAGCATGGCATTTTTTCAGCATATCATGGTAACTTTTCTTGCATGACAGTTTAGGTACACACATCACAGGGCACCATTTTAGACATATCACATATGGGCAAGTGTGTATAAACATACCCTACTATCTTGGTTGTTTTTGTATTCGTAAGGCATGTAATTTTCAATTATTTTTTCAAGGCATTTCTTTTTAAACATAACGGCATTTTATCCTAAACTGGGACATTTTTGGCCCAACTCAAAGACACGTGTTTTGTcgtacaggcagaggggttcgtcgTGGGAGGGGTTttccagcgaacgttcgttcgctgGAGTTGTTGCACCCCTTGTGGGAAACTAATCGATCGCAGGACCGCCTCCCCGACGTTCTATCGCCAGATATTGGCTCTCTACTAGCTGCCACGTGATAAATTTGTGTCGTCCATCAGATATTCGATGGCTCGTGTTCGttttattctagaaaaaaatcatcagAGAAGCAGCTTCTACTTTGTACCACATCACACAGTTGATCTGCTTCCTTGGAGCTTCTCTTTGTTCTCGGTCAACAATGGTGGTGCGAACGTACTTGCTGTGGAAAGATAGGTGCATCTGGTCAGGTGAGGCGTGCTGGAGACGGTAGACTTGATTTTTGCGGTGATGCGCACGCACTTGCTGCGGGAAGATATTTGGTTCTGGTCAGGTGAGGCGTGCTGGAGACGGTAGACTTGGCTCTATCCGgcccatgttgcatgcatgcacgcgGGATTCAGGCCTCGTACCGTCGTACGTGCCGACGTACATGTCACCATAAAGCTTGAAATTTCTTGGGCACCTTCAGTGTACAAGTCAAGCATGCATGTACGTACCGCCCATGCACGTGGAAATTTTCGGTTAAGATGTCTAAATGGATGACGCGTGTCTAGTGCTGGCGTCACCGTGGCCGGAAAAGAGCCGTGAAATGTTGACCCATGACCATGCAGTCCAGCTTGAAGCCCACCACATGCACGCGCAGGTTGTGATCATCTTATAAATTTCAGTTGAGATCGGATTCATCTGTCACAACTCACAACTTGCAAACACACGAAGCGAAATTCCTTAGGTGACACTACATTCCTTAGCTCGGACCCAGAGTCGCCAGGGAGAGTGCAAATGGAGGACACCTTCATCACGGTCTGCCTCGCCGTAGCTCTCGTTTCGCTGCTCATCATGATTGCGGGCCGCCGGCGCTGGGGGGCGCGTGGTGACGGCCTGCGTATGGCGCCTGGGCCGTGGCAGCTGCCGGTGATCGGCAGCCTGCACCACCTCGTCCTAGCCGGGCAGCTCCCTCACCGCGCGATGCGCGACCTGTCACGACGCTACGGGCCGGCCGTGCTGCTCCAGCTCGGCCAGGTGAAGACGCTGGTGGTGTCCTCCCAGGAGGGGGCGCGCGAGGTGATGAAGAACCACGACACCATGTTCGCCACGCGGCCCCTCAGCACCACCATGCGCGTGCTCTCCTACGGCGGCCAGGACATCGTCTTCGCGCCCTACGGGGAGTACTGGCGCCAGCTCCGCAAGATCGCCGTGTCCGAGCTCTTCACAGCGCGCCGCGTCCTCTCGTTCCGCGCCATCCGCGAGGAGGAGGTCGCCACAGCGGTCCGCGCCGTAGATGAGGCCGCTGCGGCCACGCGCCCCGTGGAGATGCGCGCGGTGCTGTCCACGCTCGTGACGGACAGCACGGCGCGCGCCGTTATAGGCGACCGGTGCAAGGAGCGCGACGCGTTCCTCCGGGAGCTCGACCGCATCGTGCAGCTCGCGTCGGGGTTCAACCTGGCCGACATGTGGCCGTCGTCACGGCTTGCTGCGTGGCTCAGTGGAGCCGAGGAGTGCCGCCACACCCTGTACACCATGCTCGACGGCATCGTTGAGGAGCACCTGCAGAGGatggacggcggcggag
The sequence above is a segment of the Triticum dicoccoides isolate Atlit2015 ecotype Zavitan chromosome 1A, WEW_v2.0, whole genome shotgun sequence genome. Coding sequences within it:
- the LOC119338669 gene encoding dolabradiene monooxygenase-like, translating into MEDTFITVCLAVALVSLLIMIAGRRRWGARGDGLRMAPGPWQLPVIGSLHHLVLAGQLPHRAMRDLSRRYGPAVLLQLGQVKTLVVSSQEGAREVMKNHDTMFATRPLSTTMRVLSYGGQDIVFAPYGEYWRQLRKIAVSELFTARRVLSFRAIREEEVATAVRAVDEAAAATRPVEMRAVLSTLVTDSTARAVIGDRCKERDAFLRELDRIVQLASGFNLADMWPSSRLAAWLSGAEECRHTLYTMLDGIVEEHLQRMDGGGDHAEDLLDVLLKIQKEGGLKFPIHMDAVKAIILDVFSAGSETTTTTIEWAISELINNPMAMQKATTEVRQAFQASGTVAEHALSELTYLRFVIRETLRLHPPLPLLFRECQEPCQVQGYDVQQGTQVLVNAWALGRDERYWPDAPEEFRPERFEEEAAKADFGGGDFAFLPFGAGRRMCPGMAFGLAGVELPLASMLFHFDWKPPGPGSAELDMTETFGLTARRTDQLLLRPVLRVPIPGV